Proteins encoded in a region of the Aptenodytes patagonicus chromosome Z, bAptPat1.pri.cur, whole genome shotgun sequence genome:
- the LOC143172864 gene encoding interferon-like: MAAPATPQPCPRHGAPALLLLLTALATATALACRHLRPRDATFPWDSLQLLRAMAPSPPQPCHHQQAPFFPDTLLHTNHPQQAADIALRILQHLFTTLSSPSTPHHWDAQARHRLLNNLQHYKHNLEQCVPANGMLFQGQGPRNLLLNISRYFRHIQDFLHTHNHSACAWDHVRLEAGACFQHLHNLTRTMSN, encoded by the coding sequence atggctgcgcccgcaaccccgcagccctgcccgcggcacggcgccccggcgctcctgctcctcctgacggctctcgccaccgccaccgccctcgcctgccgccacctgcgtccccgcgacgccaccttcccctgggacagcctccagctcctccgggccatggctcccagcccgccacagccctgccaccaccagcaggcgcccttcttccccgacaccctcctccacaccaaccacccacagcaagccgccgacattgccctccgcatcctccagcacctcttcacaaccctcagcagccccagcaccccccaccactgggacgcccaggcacgccatcgcctcctcaacaacctccagcattacaagcacaacctggagcaatgcgtgccagccaacggcatgctcttccaaggccaagggccccgcaacctcctgctcaacatcagcagatacttcaggcacatccaggacttcctccacacccacaaccacagcgcctgcgcctgggaccacgtccgcctcgaagctggcgcctgcttccaacacctccacaacctcacccgcaccatgagcaactag